From the Helianthus annuus cultivar XRQ/B chromosome 17, HanXRQr2.0-SUNRISE, whole genome shotgun sequence genome, the window taagcttctcatttacctctatatccttaagaggcactactaatgattcatcggctaagcatttcttgagatcagatacatgaaatacatcatgtattcctgccatttcctctagcagttgtagctgataggctacatgtCCTATTCtcctaataatctcaaaaggtccaacatacctggggcttagctttccccttttgatgaatcttaccactcatttccaaggagaaactttcaataacACCTTATCTCgtacttgaaattctaacggctttcccctgttatcagcataactcttttgtcgatcgcgtgctgctttctatcgttccttgacttgaatgatttggtccgttgtttcttgcactatctcaggtccggatagttgcttttctccaatttcggcccaacagactggagttcggcacttttgTCCATAAAGTGCctcgaatggtgcaacattgatacttgtgtgatagttgttattgtaagaaaattctattaacggtagatgatcatcccaattacctctgaaatcaattacacaagctctaagcatatcttccattgtctgaattgtccttccgctttgtccgtccgtttgaggatgataagcggtgcttagatttagcttggttcccattgctttttggaaacttgtccaaaaatgagaggtgaaacggctatccctatcagaaacaattgataaaggaattccgtgtaatgaaactattttatttacatacaacttagctaattgttccatgctgaaggtttcctttattggtaagaaaagagctgacttagttaggctgtctacaatcacccagattgtatcattacttTTTCTTGTCTTGTGTACAGTAgaaactcgataaattaatactcgattatttaataaactctctaagataatatttttttgtcggtcccgactcggggatagggtgctaaattaataatttgctaaaattataagataatacatttttgataatttctttagaccccatataaaatataaattaataattccttatatatagcatattacatgaatgatttatgaaggtttcttgaaaaatgactcaattgtcttttgttttttgttgaaatcaatttcCCCTTGAATCTCGTCTCTAATTTTCCTTAGCATGGTAAGAACTTCTGGTGTTGTTTTCTCATAGCTCAACAAGAAATTGTTCAATGTGATTGCCGCTTTAATAGCTTCGTTTCGCGAAGGGGGCTCCATTGTAGAACTTTCATTATCTTCTTCATCGATATCATCTTTAATAATTCCAATAACGCTTTCAATCATTTCTTCATCAGTCAACAACTGTGCAACTACATTTTCTTCTAGGTGAGTCAGAACATCTTCGACATCCATTGCATTGTGATAACCCAACTCTTTGATCAAATTCTGGAGTTCTTGAGTGCTTTCACCACCTTCATCTGAGTTCTCAAAAGTCATGTTATCTGTTGATCGAAGTTTACAATGACGAAAGCAGTTCGCAATTGGGCCGTTCATTTGATATACATGCATTGTATACAATAATTAAGTGGAAGCTTGAAAGGTGTTTGTAAACTAAGTAttctactataaattaataaaatattaattaatatataaattaataattattaatttatcgattaattaataactcttttaattaataaattttggtggtcccaagtgtaatttggtaacaaaattcATTGTtgtcaattcccatttccatactggcattTATAACTgctgtaataaacctgagggtttctgatgttcagctttaacttgtgaacaggttagacacttggcaacataagctgctatatcctttttcattcctatccaccagaaattctttcttaagtcttgatacatcttatcacttcctggatgcattatatacttagacttatgggcttcttctaatatacggtaacgtaggtttcctaatttaggtatccacattcttttcttatggaatctccaaattctatatgttccttgttctaattctttattcattccttttaatttctcagtatcatccttgattactgattcttgtgctttcctgatctgttcatttaaatctacttgtagatttaatttaagagaacgcactctttttggcttttcgtgatactttcgacttaaagcatcagctactacatttgcctttcctgcatgatactggatattacaatcgtaatcactgagaatttccatccagcgtctctgtctcatgtttaactccttttgcccgaaaacataccttaaactcttatgataagtgaaaatggtaaacttactaccgtaaaggtaatgtctccaaatctttagggcaaaaattatagctcctaattctaaatcatgggttgaataattctcttcatgattcttaagttgtctagatgcgtaggctataaccttttgacgttgcatcaacacacatccataacctaacttagaagcgtcacaatagactacaaagtcttctgttccttctggtaacgcgagtattggtgcattggttaatctttgcttaagaattctaaaggcttcttcttgttttggtccccattcaaacttatcagatttacaggttaacttagttaagggaaaatctcgaataaatcttctataataaccggctaatcctaggaaacttctaacctcggttggtgactcaggggttttccatttagtaattgcctcaatctttgtgggatccacatgaattccttcatggttaactaggTGTCCAAGAAACTATACTtcctctaaccaaaactcgcacttcgaaaaccttgcataaagcttttcttttctcaataaacttagaagtgcatgcagatgcgctgcatgttcctctttactcttagataGGGCTGTTCAAAAAACTCGCGGCTCGCAGTTCGCTCGAAGTTCGCTCGAAAAAAGTTcgaaaaaagctcggctcgaaattggctcgatcttaacgagccgagcccgagccaagGTAGGTTCGGTTCGTGGCTCGTTTGTTAGTTGGCTCGTTGGCTCGCTCGTTTGGCTCGttatgattattatatatatatatatatatatattaatattataaattcTATACTAAACATATATTATAAAGTCTTATTATATAAGTTATTATATGCGATGCCTTTTCAATCTACTAAACATATTGATATGTTCAATAatactcaatttttttttgaacggcatcAGTAATACTCAATTACTCATTAATAGCCTAGGGCTCTTCATATGCGCTGCCTCTCTTCATATATGCTGCCTTTTCAGTTATCAAAACACAGTCCCCAGATGGCGAGATCTCTGATATACGGCTGCCGATTCACAGTCCCCAGATGCCGATTCAGTCTCTTCTCTAATGCCCTAATTATATATTATCGATTTGTCCTAATTTCTAACCCATATCGTTCTTCTACAGTTCTACGCAGTACGCAGGGAGGCTTCGATTTTGCCAATTTTCCCTAACTGATTCTCCTCCAATCTTCCATATAAGGTAACTAACTGTATAATCATGCTTTTGTCCGTATGGTCCTAAATCAGGCTTCGATTTTGTCGATTTTGCCCTAACTGTATATTTATTATTATGTGTTTGTAGTTATATACACGTTCGGCTAATCATTATTGATTAGTATGTATGTTCTAACCCATTTGACCTGCTCAATTTTATTTGATCAGTGTTTCAAGTAGATTTAGGATCAATTTTCTTCAATTTTATTTGCAAACTGCTGTCATAATATACATTACTTACTGTCACTAcaagatataaacataaattactTGCTGTCATTTGCAAACTGCTGTCATAATATAGATTACTTACTGTCACTACAAGAAATAAACATAAATTACTTGCTGTCATAATATAGATTATTTTCTATCATTTTATTTGCAAACTGTAGTTTCAATTTTATTTGCAAACTGCTGTCACTACAagaaataaacataaacataagctCACTGTTATTGTTTTGATTTGGATTTACTGATACATATTGTGTTATTATTTTGTAGGAAGCAAGATGTCTTCAAACATAGAATCTGTTGTTGCTGGAGCCAATACCCCAAACGTTGATCCCGTTGAGTTAAGTGATGAAGACAATGTCGAGCTAAATGAGGAAGCAAATGATATGGTTGATGAAATTATGGACAATGAAGGAGATGGTTCAAAACGAAAGTCTTCATCTGGAACTTGGAGCCATTTTACAACTGCTGAAGTGAAGGAAGATGGGAAAATGGTTAAGAAACATGAGTGTATGCACTGCAAGAAAAAATATGCACCACAAAGATCACGGACAACGACACATCTCTTGCGACACTTGAAGAAGTGTGTGTTTGTCAAACGCTTGAAAGGTACAAAAGGTTTTATTAATTTTCAGCCATCTGATAATGAAAATGCATCTGAATTTAATGCAATGGGTGGTTATGATCAAATGAAATGTAGAGAAATGATTGCAAAATTGATCATAGTTCATGAGCTACCTTTTTCGTTCGTCGAGTATCATTGGTTTAATATCTTAATGAAGTATAATAACCCACTTTATCAAAAGGTGAGTAGGGCAACCATTAGGAAGGATTGTATAAAGGTGGTTGAATTAGAACGAGAGAAGTTGAAAAAAGGTGGTTGTATAAAAGGGTCAAGTATTTAAGGAAGTCCCCGGGTAGTCTTTTAAAGTTTGGTGAAATTGCTATAACTCTTGGAATTCAAACCCGCCGATCTTTGTGCATAGATGTAAAAACTAGATGGAACTCCACACATCGAATGCTTGAATCAGCTATGCATTACAAACTTGCCTTTCAAGGTTACGCATTGAGAGATTCTAACTTTGAATGGTCTCTCACCGATGACGAGTGGAATAGGGCTCAAAAGGTTTACAAAGTACTTGAGGTTTTTTTGGATGCAACAAATTTGTTTTCGGGTACATCATATCTGACGACAAATTTGTTCCTTGTTGAAATTTTTAAAGTAAAAAAAGAGATAACTAGTTGTTATATCTCAAATgatggtttttttgaaaaaaatgagTGAGCTGATGTTcgaaaagtttgaaaaatattGGGGAGAAATTGGGGTTCTTATGGCAATTGCTTCAATTTTAGATCCACGTTTTAAGAAGGTCTCAATTTCATGGAATTTTGGGAAGTTATATCTGGCCAATGAAGTTGATGGTCGGGTTGAAGATGTGATAACTAGGTTACAATCTCTTTATGTAAACTACTCCACCGAATTTCACATGGCTAGGTCTTCTAAGAACAACATGACGGGCACATCATTCGGGGCCCCAGATGTTCGTGATAGACTTGAAGATGATTTTTATGCTTTTCTTAAGTCTAGACCAGTTGAAAATTCACAAAAAAGTGAAGTTGAGGTGTACTTAGAGGAGCCTAATTATATAGTTTTAGAAAACAAAGAATTTGATGTGTTAAGCTGGTGGAGTCAAAATTCCAGCAAGTTTCCAGTTTTAAGCAAAATGGCTCGTAACATTTTTAGCATTCCAATTACAATGGTTGCCTCGGAATCGGCATTTAGTGCCGGAGGACGTATATTAGATGACTACCGAAGCTCTCTCACAAAAGATATGGTCGAGCTTCTAGTTTGTGGAGGTGATTGGATAAAGTCCACATCAAAAACAACTATTCAAACATTACAAGTAAGTTTATATTCATATTTATCGTTCATCTTTAAGTTTATAATTTTACTACTAacatttttgatttatttatgcGTAGCAATTGGCAATGGAAGAAGAAAATTTAGAAGTTCCAATCCCGACAAGTGACGATGCACTTAATTGAAGTGAAGCATTTAATTGAAGTGAAAGgtaattttaaattttgtataGATTACTGCAGAATATAAATTATTGCTTTGATGTTTTATATTTGTGGTATATAAATATGAATGAACTCAGGATGTTTTGAAGATGGAGAACGAGTGAAGTTCAGGATGTTTTGAAGATGAGATGACACCTTAATGTTTTGTTTACGTTTTTGTTTTGTTCATGTTTTGAACTTGGTTGTTTATGTTTTGAATTTGTTTGGTTGTTTCCTGTTTTGGTATGATGTTCCTGCATGTACTTTGGTTGTTTATGTTTTGAAGTTggttttttcttgttttggtaTTATGTTCCAGAATTACTAATGTAATGAACAAA encodes:
- the LOC110934026 gene encoding uncharacterized protein LOC110934026; translated protein: MTFENSDEGGESTQELQNLIKELGYHNAMDVEDVLTHLEENVVAQLLTDEEMIESVIGIIKDDIDEEDNESSTMEPPSRNEAIKAAITLNNFLLSYEKTTPEKLFLED